The following are from one region of the Camelus dromedarius isolate mCamDro1 chromosome 16, mCamDro1.pat, whole genome shotgun sequence genome:
- the MYO1C gene encoding unconventional myosin-Ic isoform X2, with protein MALQVELIPTGEIIRVVHPHRPCKLALGSDGVRVTMESALTARDRVGVQDFVLLENFTSEAAFIENLRRRFRENLIYTYIGPVLVSVNPYRDLQIYSRQHMERYRGVSFYEVPPHLFAVADTVYRALRTERRDQAVMISGESGAGKTEATKRLLQFYAETCPAPERGGAVRDRLLQSNPVLEAFGNAKTLRNDNSSRFGKYMDVQFDFKGAPVGGHILSYLLEKSRVVHQNHGERNFHIFYQLLEGGEEETLRRLGLERNPQSYLYLVKGQCAKVSSINDKSDWKVVRKALTVIDFTEDEVEDLLSIVASVLHLGNIHFAANEESNAQVTTENQLKYLTRLLGVEGSTLREALTHRKIIAKGEELLSPLNLEQAAYARDALAKAVYSRTFTWLVAKINRSLASKDTETPSWRSTTVLGLLDIYGFEVFQHNSFEQFCINYCNEKLQQLFIELTLKSEQEEYEAEGIAWEPVQYFNNKIICDLVEEKFKGIISILDEECLRPGEATDLTFLEKLEDTVKHHPHFLTHKLADQRTRKSLGREDFRLLHYAGEVTYSVTGFLDKNNDLLFRNLKETMCSSENPIMSQCFDRSELSDKKRPETVATQFKMSLLQLVEILKSKEPAYVRCIKPNDAKQPGRFDEVLIRHQVKYLGLMENLRVRRAGFAYRRKYEAFLQRYKSLCPETWPTWAGRPQDGVAVLVRHLGYKPEEYKMGRTKIFIRFPKTLFATEDALEIRRQSLATKIQATWRGFHWRQKFLRVKRSAICIQSWWRGTLGRRKAAKRKRAAQTIRRLIHGFILRHAPRCPENAFFLDHVRTSFLLNLRRQLPQNILDTSWPTPPPALCEASELLRELCRKNMVWKYCRSISPEWKQQLQQKAVASEIFKGKKDNYPQSVPRLFISTRLGTDEISPKVLQALGSEPIQYAVPVVKYDRKGYKPRSRQLLLTPNAVVIVEDAKVKQRIDYTNLTGISVSSLSDSLFVLHVQREDNKQKGDVVLQSDHVIETLTKTALSADRVNNININQGSISFAGGPGRDGIIDFTPGSELLITKAKNGHLAVVAPRLNSR; from the exons ATGGCGCTGCAAGTGGAGCTGATACCCACTGGGGAGATCATCCGTGTGGTTCATCCCCACAGACCCTGCAAGCTT GCCCTGGGCAGTGACGGGGTGCGGGTGACCATGGAGAGTGCACTGACTGCCCGCGACCGGGTAGGGGTACAGGATTTCGTGCTGCTGGAGAACTTCACCAGTGAGGCAGCCTTCATCGAGAACCTGCGGCGCCGCTTCCGGGAGAACCTCATCTAC ACCTACATCGGCCCCGTCCTGGTCTCTGTCAACCCCTACCGGGACCTGCAGATCTATAGCCGACAGCACATGGAGCGCTACCGTGGCGTCAGCTTCTATGAGGTGCCTCCCCACCT GTTCGCGGTGGCTGACACTGTGTACCGGGCACTGCGCACGGAGCGCCGGGACCAGGCAGTGATGATCTCTGGGGAAAGTGGGGCAGGCAAGACAGAAGCCACCAAGCGGCTGCTGCAGTTCTATGCTGAGACCTGCCCGGCCCCTGAGCGGGGCGGTGCTGTGCGAGACAGACTGCTGCAGAGCAACCCGGTGCTGGAG GCCTTTGGAAATGCCAAGACCCTCCGGAACGATAACTCCAGCAGGTTTGGGAAGTACATGGACGTGCAGTTTGACTTCAAG GGTGCCCCCGTGGGTGGCCACATCCTCAGTTACCTCCTGGAGAAGTCCCGGGTGGTGCACCAGAATCACGGGGAGAGGAACTTCCACATCTTCTACCAGCTGCTGGAGGGGGGCGAGGAGGAGACACTGCGCAGGCTGGGCCTGGAACGGAACCCCCAGAGCTACCTGTACCTGGTGAAG GGCCAGTGCGCCAAAGTCTCCTCCATCAATGACAAGAGTGATTGGAAGGTTGTTAGGAAAGCCCTGACAGTCATCGACTTCACAGAGGATGAAGTGGAG GACCTGCTGAGCATCGTGGCCAGTGTCCTGCATCTGGGCAACATCCACTTTGCTGCCAATGAGGAGAGCAATGCCCAGGTCACCACCGAGAACCAGCTCAAGTATCTGACCAGG CTCCTTGGTGTGGAAGGCTCAACATTGCGAGAAGCCCTGACACACAGGAAGATCATCGCCAAGGGCGAAGAG CTCCTGAGCCCGCTGAACCTGGAACAGGCTGCATACGCACGAGATGCTCTCGCCAAGGCCGTGTACAGTCGCACCTTTACCTGGCTGGTTGCGAAGATCAACAGGTCGCTGGCCTCCAAG GACACTGAGACCCCAAGCTGGAGGAGCACCACGGTCCTTGGGCTCCTGGACATTTATGGCTTCGAAGTGTTTCAGCATAACAG CTTTGAGCAGTTCTGCATCAACTACTGCAATGAGAAGCTGCAGCAGCTCTTCATCGAGCTCACCCTCAAGTCGGAACAGGAGGAGTATGAGGCAGAGGGCATCGCG TGGGAGCCTGTCCAGTATTTCAACAACAAGATCATCTGTGACCTGGTGGAGGAGAAGTTCAAAGGCATCATCTCCATTTTG GACGAGGAGTGTCTGCGCCCCGGGGAGGCCACGGACCTGACCTTCCTGGAGAAGCTGGAGGACACAGTCAAGCACCATCCGCACTTCCTGAC GCACAAGCTGGCTGATCAGCGTACCAGGAAGTCTCTGGGCCGTGAGGATTTTCGCCTTCTGCACTACGCTGGGGAGGTGACCTATAGCGTGACAG GGTTTCTGGACAAAAACAATGATCTTCTCTTCCGGAACCTGAAGGAG ACCATGTGCAGCTCAGAGAATCCCATCATGAGCCAGTGCTTTGACCGGAGCGAGCTCAGTGACAAGAAGCGGCCAGAGACG GTGGCCACCCAGTTCAAGATGAGCCTCCTGCAGCTGGTGGAGATCCTGAAGTCAAAGGAGCCTGCATACGTCCGCTGCATCAAGCCCAATGATGCCAAGCAGCCCG gccgcTTTGATGAGGTGCTGATCCGGCACCAGGTGAAGTACCTGGGGCTGATGGAGAACCTGCGCGTGCGCAGAGCCGGCTTTGCCTATCGCCGCAAATACGAGGCTTTCCTGCAGAG GTACAAGTCACTGTGCCCAGAGACATGGCCCACATGGGCTGGACGGCCCCAGGATGGGGTGGCTGTGCTGGTCAGGCACCTTGGCTACAAGCCAGAAGAGTACAAGATGGGCAG GACCAAGATCTTCATCCGCTTCCCCAAGACCCTGTTTGCCACAGAAGATGCCCTGGAGATCCGGCGGCAGAGCCTGG CCACGAAGATCCAGGCCACCTGGAGGGGCTTTCACTGGCGGCAGAAATTTCTCCGGGTGAAGCGATCAG CCATCTGCATCCAGTCTTGGTGGCGTGGAACACTGGGCCGGAGAAAGGCAGCCAAGAGGAAGAGGGCGGCACAGACTATCCGGCG gctcatCCACGGCTTCATCCTGCGCCACGCACCCCGTTGCCCCGAGAACGCCTTCTTCCTGGACCACGTGCGCACCTCTTTTTTGCTCAACCTGCGGCGGCAGCTGCCCCAGAATATCCTGGACACTTCCTGGCCCAcgcccccacctgccctgtgtGAG GCCTCGGAGCTTCTGCGGGAATTGTGCCGGAAGAACATGGTGTGGAAGTACTGCCGGAGCATCAGCCCGGAGTGGAAGCAGCAG CTGCAGCAGAAAGCCGTGGCTAGTGAGATCTTCAAGGGCAAGAAGGACAATTACCCCCAGAGTGTGCCCAGGCTCTTCATCAGCACCCGGCTTG GTACAGATGAGATCAGCCCCAAAGTGCTgcaggccctgggctctgagcCCATCCAG TACGCCGTGCCAGTTGTGAAATATGACCGCAAAGGCTACAAGCCCCGCTCTCGGCAGCTGCTGCTGACGCCCAATGCCGTGGTCATCGTGGAGGACGCCAAAGTCAAGCAGAGGATTGATTACACCAACCTGACAG GGATATCGGTCAGCAGCCTAAGTGACAGCCTCTTTGTACTGCATGTACAGCGTGAGGACAATAAGCAAAAG GGGGACGTGGTGCTGCAAAGTGACCACGTGATTGAGACACTGACCAAGACAGCCCTCAGTGCTGACCGTGTGAACAACATCAACATCAACCAGGGCAG CATCAGTTTCGCAGGGGGCCCCGGCAGGGATGGCATCATCGACTTCACACCCGGCTCGGAGCTGCTCATCACCAAGGCCAAGAATGGGCACCTGGCTGTG GTGGCCCCCCGGCTGAACTCTCGGTGA
- the MYO1C gene encoding unconventional myosin-Ic isoform X1 yields MTTGSGRPRAGPGRGERAGAADSGAGHATRPSPRQRTRRTEPALGSDGVRVTMESALTARDRVGVQDFVLLENFTSEAAFIENLRRRFRENLIYTYIGPVLVSVNPYRDLQIYSRQHMERYRGVSFYEVPPHLFAVADTVYRALRTERRDQAVMISGESGAGKTEATKRLLQFYAETCPAPERGGAVRDRLLQSNPVLEAFGNAKTLRNDNSSRFGKYMDVQFDFKGAPVGGHILSYLLEKSRVVHQNHGERNFHIFYQLLEGGEEETLRRLGLERNPQSYLYLVKGQCAKVSSINDKSDWKVVRKALTVIDFTEDEVEDLLSIVASVLHLGNIHFAANEESNAQVTTENQLKYLTRLLGVEGSTLREALTHRKIIAKGEELLSPLNLEQAAYARDALAKAVYSRTFTWLVAKINRSLASKDTETPSWRSTTVLGLLDIYGFEVFQHNSFEQFCINYCNEKLQQLFIELTLKSEQEEYEAEGIAWEPVQYFNNKIICDLVEEKFKGIISILDEECLRPGEATDLTFLEKLEDTVKHHPHFLTHKLADQRTRKSLGREDFRLLHYAGEVTYSVTGFLDKNNDLLFRNLKETMCSSENPIMSQCFDRSELSDKKRPETVATQFKMSLLQLVEILKSKEPAYVRCIKPNDAKQPGRFDEVLIRHQVKYLGLMENLRVRRAGFAYRRKYEAFLQRYKSLCPETWPTWAGRPQDGVAVLVRHLGYKPEEYKMGRTKIFIRFPKTLFATEDALEIRRQSLATKIQATWRGFHWRQKFLRVKRSAICIQSWWRGTLGRRKAAKRKRAAQTIRRLIHGFILRHAPRCPENAFFLDHVRTSFLLNLRRQLPQNILDTSWPTPPPALCEASELLRELCRKNMVWKYCRSISPEWKQQLQQKAVASEIFKGKKDNYPQSVPRLFISTRLGTDEISPKVLQALGSEPIQYAVPVVKYDRKGYKPRSRQLLLTPNAVVIVEDAKVKQRIDYTNLTGISVSSLSDSLFVLHVQREDNKQKGDVVLQSDHVIETLTKTALSADRVNNININQGSISFAGGPGRDGIIDFTPGSELLITKAKNGHLAVVAPRLNSR; encoded by the exons ATGACGACAGGCAGCGGCCGGCCCCGGGCGGGCCCTGGGCGTGGAGAGCGTGCCGGGGCCGCGGACTCCGGAGCCGGCCACGCCACCCGGCCCAGCCCCCGCCAGCGCACCCGAAGAACCGAGCCG GCCCTGGGCAGTGACGGGGTGCGGGTGACCATGGAGAGTGCACTGACTGCCCGCGACCGGGTAGGGGTACAGGATTTCGTGCTGCTGGAGAACTTCACCAGTGAGGCAGCCTTCATCGAGAACCTGCGGCGCCGCTTCCGGGAGAACCTCATCTAC ACCTACATCGGCCCCGTCCTGGTCTCTGTCAACCCCTACCGGGACCTGCAGATCTATAGCCGACAGCACATGGAGCGCTACCGTGGCGTCAGCTTCTATGAGGTGCCTCCCCACCT GTTCGCGGTGGCTGACACTGTGTACCGGGCACTGCGCACGGAGCGCCGGGACCAGGCAGTGATGATCTCTGGGGAAAGTGGGGCAGGCAAGACAGAAGCCACCAAGCGGCTGCTGCAGTTCTATGCTGAGACCTGCCCGGCCCCTGAGCGGGGCGGTGCTGTGCGAGACAGACTGCTGCAGAGCAACCCGGTGCTGGAG GCCTTTGGAAATGCCAAGACCCTCCGGAACGATAACTCCAGCAGGTTTGGGAAGTACATGGACGTGCAGTTTGACTTCAAG GGTGCCCCCGTGGGTGGCCACATCCTCAGTTACCTCCTGGAGAAGTCCCGGGTGGTGCACCAGAATCACGGGGAGAGGAACTTCCACATCTTCTACCAGCTGCTGGAGGGGGGCGAGGAGGAGACACTGCGCAGGCTGGGCCTGGAACGGAACCCCCAGAGCTACCTGTACCTGGTGAAG GGCCAGTGCGCCAAAGTCTCCTCCATCAATGACAAGAGTGATTGGAAGGTTGTTAGGAAAGCCCTGACAGTCATCGACTTCACAGAGGATGAAGTGGAG GACCTGCTGAGCATCGTGGCCAGTGTCCTGCATCTGGGCAACATCCACTTTGCTGCCAATGAGGAGAGCAATGCCCAGGTCACCACCGAGAACCAGCTCAAGTATCTGACCAGG CTCCTTGGTGTGGAAGGCTCAACATTGCGAGAAGCCCTGACACACAGGAAGATCATCGCCAAGGGCGAAGAG CTCCTGAGCCCGCTGAACCTGGAACAGGCTGCATACGCACGAGATGCTCTCGCCAAGGCCGTGTACAGTCGCACCTTTACCTGGCTGGTTGCGAAGATCAACAGGTCGCTGGCCTCCAAG GACACTGAGACCCCAAGCTGGAGGAGCACCACGGTCCTTGGGCTCCTGGACATTTATGGCTTCGAAGTGTTTCAGCATAACAG CTTTGAGCAGTTCTGCATCAACTACTGCAATGAGAAGCTGCAGCAGCTCTTCATCGAGCTCACCCTCAAGTCGGAACAGGAGGAGTATGAGGCAGAGGGCATCGCG TGGGAGCCTGTCCAGTATTTCAACAACAAGATCATCTGTGACCTGGTGGAGGAGAAGTTCAAAGGCATCATCTCCATTTTG GACGAGGAGTGTCTGCGCCCCGGGGAGGCCACGGACCTGACCTTCCTGGAGAAGCTGGAGGACACAGTCAAGCACCATCCGCACTTCCTGAC GCACAAGCTGGCTGATCAGCGTACCAGGAAGTCTCTGGGCCGTGAGGATTTTCGCCTTCTGCACTACGCTGGGGAGGTGACCTATAGCGTGACAG GGTTTCTGGACAAAAACAATGATCTTCTCTTCCGGAACCTGAAGGAG ACCATGTGCAGCTCAGAGAATCCCATCATGAGCCAGTGCTTTGACCGGAGCGAGCTCAGTGACAAGAAGCGGCCAGAGACG GTGGCCACCCAGTTCAAGATGAGCCTCCTGCAGCTGGTGGAGATCCTGAAGTCAAAGGAGCCTGCATACGTCCGCTGCATCAAGCCCAATGATGCCAAGCAGCCCG gccgcTTTGATGAGGTGCTGATCCGGCACCAGGTGAAGTACCTGGGGCTGATGGAGAACCTGCGCGTGCGCAGAGCCGGCTTTGCCTATCGCCGCAAATACGAGGCTTTCCTGCAGAG GTACAAGTCACTGTGCCCAGAGACATGGCCCACATGGGCTGGACGGCCCCAGGATGGGGTGGCTGTGCTGGTCAGGCACCTTGGCTACAAGCCAGAAGAGTACAAGATGGGCAG GACCAAGATCTTCATCCGCTTCCCCAAGACCCTGTTTGCCACAGAAGATGCCCTGGAGATCCGGCGGCAGAGCCTGG CCACGAAGATCCAGGCCACCTGGAGGGGCTTTCACTGGCGGCAGAAATTTCTCCGGGTGAAGCGATCAG CCATCTGCATCCAGTCTTGGTGGCGTGGAACACTGGGCCGGAGAAAGGCAGCCAAGAGGAAGAGGGCGGCACAGACTATCCGGCG gctcatCCACGGCTTCATCCTGCGCCACGCACCCCGTTGCCCCGAGAACGCCTTCTTCCTGGACCACGTGCGCACCTCTTTTTTGCTCAACCTGCGGCGGCAGCTGCCCCAGAATATCCTGGACACTTCCTGGCCCAcgcccccacctgccctgtgtGAG GCCTCGGAGCTTCTGCGGGAATTGTGCCGGAAGAACATGGTGTGGAAGTACTGCCGGAGCATCAGCCCGGAGTGGAAGCAGCAG CTGCAGCAGAAAGCCGTGGCTAGTGAGATCTTCAAGGGCAAGAAGGACAATTACCCCCAGAGTGTGCCCAGGCTCTTCATCAGCACCCGGCTTG GTACAGATGAGATCAGCCCCAAAGTGCTgcaggccctgggctctgagcCCATCCAG TACGCCGTGCCAGTTGTGAAATATGACCGCAAAGGCTACAAGCCCCGCTCTCGGCAGCTGCTGCTGACGCCCAATGCCGTGGTCATCGTGGAGGACGCCAAAGTCAAGCAGAGGATTGATTACACCAACCTGACAG GGATATCGGTCAGCAGCCTAAGTGACAGCCTCTTTGTACTGCATGTACAGCGTGAGGACAATAAGCAAAAG GGGGACGTGGTGCTGCAAAGTGACCACGTGATTGAGACACTGACCAAGACAGCCCTCAGTGCTGACCGTGTGAACAACATCAACATCAACCAGGGCAG CATCAGTTTCGCAGGGGGCCCCGGCAGGGATGGCATCATCGACTTCACACCCGGCTCGGAGCTGCTCATCACCAAGGCCAAGAATGGGCACCTGGCTGTG GTGGCCCCCCGGCTGAACTCTCGGTGA
- the MYO1C gene encoding unconventional myosin-Ic isoform X3 has protein sequence MRYRASALGSDGVRVTMESALTARDRVGVQDFVLLENFTSEAAFIENLRRRFRENLIYTYIGPVLVSVNPYRDLQIYSRQHMERYRGVSFYEVPPHLFAVADTVYRALRTERRDQAVMISGESGAGKTEATKRLLQFYAETCPAPERGGAVRDRLLQSNPVLEAFGNAKTLRNDNSSRFGKYMDVQFDFKGAPVGGHILSYLLEKSRVVHQNHGERNFHIFYQLLEGGEEETLRRLGLERNPQSYLYLVKGQCAKVSSINDKSDWKVVRKALTVIDFTEDEVEDLLSIVASVLHLGNIHFAANEESNAQVTTENQLKYLTRLLGVEGSTLREALTHRKIIAKGEELLSPLNLEQAAYARDALAKAVYSRTFTWLVAKINRSLASKDTETPSWRSTTVLGLLDIYGFEVFQHNSFEQFCINYCNEKLQQLFIELTLKSEQEEYEAEGIAWEPVQYFNNKIICDLVEEKFKGIISILDEECLRPGEATDLTFLEKLEDTVKHHPHFLTHKLADQRTRKSLGREDFRLLHYAGEVTYSVTGFLDKNNDLLFRNLKETMCSSENPIMSQCFDRSELSDKKRPETVATQFKMSLLQLVEILKSKEPAYVRCIKPNDAKQPGRFDEVLIRHQVKYLGLMENLRVRRAGFAYRRKYEAFLQRYKSLCPETWPTWAGRPQDGVAVLVRHLGYKPEEYKMGRTKIFIRFPKTLFATEDALEIRRQSLATKIQATWRGFHWRQKFLRVKRSAICIQSWWRGTLGRRKAAKRKRAAQTIRRLIHGFILRHAPRCPENAFFLDHVRTSFLLNLRRQLPQNILDTSWPTPPPALCEASELLRELCRKNMVWKYCRSISPEWKQQLQQKAVASEIFKGKKDNYPQSVPRLFISTRLGTDEISPKVLQALGSEPIQYAVPVVKYDRKGYKPRSRQLLLTPNAVVIVEDAKVKQRIDYTNLTGISVSSLSDSLFVLHVQREDNKQKGDVVLQSDHVIETLTKTALSADRVNNININQGSISFAGGPGRDGIIDFTPGSELLITKAKNGHLAVVAPRLNSR, from the exons ATGCGCTACCGGGCATCG GCCCTGGGCAGTGACGGGGTGCGGGTGACCATGGAGAGTGCACTGACTGCCCGCGACCGGGTAGGGGTACAGGATTTCGTGCTGCTGGAGAACTTCACCAGTGAGGCAGCCTTCATCGAGAACCTGCGGCGCCGCTTCCGGGAGAACCTCATCTAC ACCTACATCGGCCCCGTCCTGGTCTCTGTCAACCCCTACCGGGACCTGCAGATCTATAGCCGACAGCACATGGAGCGCTACCGTGGCGTCAGCTTCTATGAGGTGCCTCCCCACCT GTTCGCGGTGGCTGACACTGTGTACCGGGCACTGCGCACGGAGCGCCGGGACCAGGCAGTGATGATCTCTGGGGAAAGTGGGGCAGGCAAGACAGAAGCCACCAAGCGGCTGCTGCAGTTCTATGCTGAGACCTGCCCGGCCCCTGAGCGGGGCGGTGCTGTGCGAGACAGACTGCTGCAGAGCAACCCGGTGCTGGAG GCCTTTGGAAATGCCAAGACCCTCCGGAACGATAACTCCAGCAGGTTTGGGAAGTACATGGACGTGCAGTTTGACTTCAAG GGTGCCCCCGTGGGTGGCCACATCCTCAGTTACCTCCTGGAGAAGTCCCGGGTGGTGCACCAGAATCACGGGGAGAGGAACTTCCACATCTTCTACCAGCTGCTGGAGGGGGGCGAGGAGGAGACACTGCGCAGGCTGGGCCTGGAACGGAACCCCCAGAGCTACCTGTACCTGGTGAAG GGCCAGTGCGCCAAAGTCTCCTCCATCAATGACAAGAGTGATTGGAAGGTTGTTAGGAAAGCCCTGACAGTCATCGACTTCACAGAGGATGAAGTGGAG GACCTGCTGAGCATCGTGGCCAGTGTCCTGCATCTGGGCAACATCCACTTTGCTGCCAATGAGGAGAGCAATGCCCAGGTCACCACCGAGAACCAGCTCAAGTATCTGACCAGG CTCCTTGGTGTGGAAGGCTCAACATTGCGAGAAGCCCTGACACACAGGAAGATCATCGCCAAGGGCGAAGAG CTCCTGAGCCCGCTGAACCTGGAACAGGCTGCATACGCACGAGATGCTCTCGCCAAGGCCGTGTACAGTCGCACCTTTACCTGGCTGGTTGCGAAGATCAACAGGTCGCTGGCCTCCAAG GACACTGAGACCCCAAGCTGGAGGAGCACCACGGTCCTTGGGCTCCTGGACATTTATGGCTTCGAAGTGTTTCAGCATAACAG CTTTGAGCAGTTCTGCATCAACTACTGCAATGAGAAGCTGCAGCAGCTCTTCATCGAGCTCACCCTCAAGTCGGAACAGGAGGAGTATGAGGCAGAGGGCATCGCG TGGGAGCCTGTCCAGTATTTCAACAACAAGATCATCTGTGACCTGGTGGAGGAGAAGTTCAAAGGCATCATCTCCATTTTG GACGAGGAGTGTCTGCGCCCCGGGGAGGCCACGGACCTGACCTTCCTGGAGAAGCTGGAGGACACAGTCAAGCACCATCCGCACTTCCTGAC GCACAAGCTGGCTGATCAGCGTACCAGGAAGTCTCTGGGCCGTGAGGATTTTCGCCTTCTGCACTACGCTGGGGAGGTGACCTATAGCGTGACAG GGTTTCTGGACAAAAACAATGATCTTCTCTTCCGGAACCTGAAGGAG ACCATGTGCAGCTCAGAGAATCCCATCATGAGCCAGTGCTTTGACCGGAGCGAGCTCAGTGACAAGAAGCGGCCAGAGACG GTGGCCACCCAGTTCAAGATGAGCCTCCTGCAGCTGGTGGAGATCCTGAAGTCAAAGGAGCCTGCATACGTCCGCTGCATCAAGCCCAATGATGCCAAGCAGCCCG gccgcTTTGATGAGGTGCTGATCCGGCACCAGGTGAAGTACCTGGGGCTGATGGAGAACCTGCGCGTGCGCAGAGCCGGCTTTGCCTATCGCCGCAAATACGAGGCTTTCCTGCAGAG GTACAAGTCACTGTGCCCAGAGACATGGCCCACATGGGCTGGACGGCCCCAGGATGGGGTGGCTGTGCTGGTCAGGCACCTTGGCTACAAGCCAGAAGAGTACAAGATGGGCAG GACCAAGATCTTCATCCGCTTCCCCAAGACCCTGTTTGCCACAGAAGATGCCCTGGAGATCCGGCGGCAGAGCCTGG CCACGAAGATCCAGGCCACCTGGAGGGGCTTTCACTGGCGGCAGAAATTTCTCCGGGTGAAGCGATCAG CCATCTGCATCCAGTCTTGGTGGCGTGGAACACTGGGCCGGAGAAAGGCAGCCAAGAGGAAGAGGGCGGCACAGACTATCCGGCG gctcatCCACGGCTTCATCCTGCGCCACGCACCCCGTTGCCCCGAGAACGCCTTCTTCCTGGACCACGTGCGCACCTCTTTTTTGCTCAACCTGCGGCGGCAGCTGCCCCAGAATATCCTGGACACTTCCTGGCCCAcgcccccacctgccctgtgtGAG GCCTCGGAGCTTCTGCGGGAATTGTGCCGGAAGAACATGGTGTGGAAGTACTGCCGGAGCATCAGCCCGGAGTGGAAGCAGCAG CTGCAGCAGAAAGCCGTGGCTAGTGAGATCTTCAAGGGCAAGAAGGACAATTACCCCCAGAGTGTGCCCAGGCTCTTCATCAGCACCCGGCTTG GTACAGATGAGATCAGCCCCAAAGTGCTgcaggccctgggctctgagcCCATCCAG TACGCCGTGCCAGTTGTGAAATATGACCGCAAAGGCTACAAGCCCCGCTCTCGGCAGCTGCTGCTGACGCCCAATGCCGTGGTCATCGTGGAGGACGCCAAAGTCAAGCAGAGGATTGATTACACCAACCTGACAG GGATATCGGTCAGCAGCCTAAGTGACAGCCTCTTTGTACTGCATGTACAGCGTGAGGACAATAAGCAAAAG GGGGACGTGGTGCTGCAAAGTGACCACGTGATTGAGACACTGACCAAGACAGCCCTCAGTGCTGACCGTGTGAACAACATCAACATCAACCAGGGCAG CATCAGTTTCGCAGGGGGCCCCGGCAGGGATGGCATCATCGACTTCACACCCGGCTCGGAGCTGCTCATCACCAAGGCCAAGAATGGGCACCTGGCTGTG GTGGCCCCCCGGCTGAACTCTCGGTGA